The window TTATCAGACGGCAGATAGTTATTCGTTAAATCTAAAAATTGTAATGACGGCGAGTGTTTAAATATGTGTTCTGCATTAAACCTAGAATCATTATTGTTGGTCTTGTCAAATCGGAAATTGTTGTATCCAAAATGTATACTGATTAACGACGTGCTTCTGAATGCCGTATGCTCTATTATTTTCAGCTGATAATTAAATTGAAGGAAAACATATCTTAATTGTGGAAGTTCTGAAAATGTATTATTCCTTAAAATCGTTAATCTATTGGCATGTAGACTTATGTTCTGTAATGCTGGCAAACACTTGAAACATTTCGGATATAAATAAGATATAGCGTTGCCGTCCAAAACCAGAATTTGAAGCTTCGGAACTTtgcttttgttcattttatcaCAAAAGGTTGGAATACGAACGATATCATTCCTTGAGAGATCAATTTTGTTAGCCAATAATTTAACATTATCATCCAGaattaaatatatgatattattttttgATAGGTTgatcttttttaagttttttaattcagtataccAATAAGGGAACACGAATTCAGTCAGCTGGTTTTCTTCGAGCGATATTGTTGTCACTTTTCGTAGGCTGATTGcctcaaaaacatcaaaaggaAACAGTTTCCAATAGTTTCCATACAAATGAATTTTCTTCAGTTGCGTTGTATTTACGAAATTCAACGCATTTTTCAGACTAGTTGCATTCAAATGTTTTTCGTCTGAAATTGCCAGtaatttcaaagaaataaaatCCAAAAAGACgtcttttttaacatattttatagaatttccGATCAATACAAATTTTCTGATGTCAATTTTGGTAATATTTGATAGAAACCATCTAGAAAAATTGACATTACTGAAATTGTTATGGTTTAATTCAAATTCTTCAACAAATTTCGGAAGGTGTGGAACGTAGTCAAGTCCTGTGCAGATCGCGGTTTTCTGTTTCTTGTTACATGTGCAGTGTGGTTCGAAACAAAATTCATCTGTTGTGTTAATACGTGTATTCACTGTCTGCAGACCCAATccaaacaaaaacatcaaatgaatTTGCCTCATGATCACGTGTTCTCAATACAATCTGAAAGCAAACATGGTCATGATATCTGTAGCATTCATAATTGAATTCAAATGTTTGTAAAGAGTGCCAAAAGTCTGAATTGTTACCCCATTTCCAGAAATTGGAACAATACCAAATGATAGGGTCAATTTGTTGATGCAGAGTTCTTATCAAAATCGAATGTTATGCTAAGGACAACCAATGGTAACACAACTGatttgattgttgtttgctttttaTAGACGTCTTATCGTACAAATAGTGATGTGATCACTTGCATTAAAATACCAGGTCAATGAATAGTCATGATATCAGTGATTCACCAATCACAGTTTACTGTCTGATTTAGAATATCTTAAACACTCGAGAGaacgtagaaaatattttgataatatctataaagatttttttacaaataattatttttattattatttccaaGCTAGATTATTGAAAATACATACGGTTGGTTCTGAACACAACTTTCCTCTGCTTTATTTCATATACTGATGTGAATACTGTTCTGCAGAATTCCCAAACTTAATATGCATTTGTAATAAGGGCAACAGGAAATAAATGAATACGTTAAACTTCAGAGAAATACTTCCTCGTCTAAAGTGATAAAAACAAACGGTATAAGATAAAACACTTATTGTGTCTTTGTGAAAGATAGAAAAACGATCGATTTTCCCAATATCCTTGTCATTTTTTCAACAGATTTCCTGTTACGTGGTAAATTCAAACTTCTAAAATTCAAAGTTCAAAACAATCATAACTCTTGGGTGTTACCACCACCAAGAATAAACGGCATTGTTTGGATTTGGCACAATTTTGGGAATTATTTGgttttcaatattatattcaTCTACATCATTGATTTGACCTTTTCAAATATCACAGTTTTGATTCCACCACTACAGAAATCTATTTTTCatttacacttccggagcacctgagatcacccttagttctggcggggttcgtgttgcttattctttagttttctatgttgtgtcgtgtgaactattttttgtctgtttgtttttttcatttttagccatggcgtcattagtttattttcgatttatgagtttgacggtCCCTCGggtttctttcgtccctcttttatgtgtATTGCGTGATAACAGTAATTTCAATTGTATGTACTTATTGATCATATTCACGGAAGTATTCGACTTGGTGCATTTTTAATGATAAAGTTCCGAGAACATTTTCGTAAAGTTAAAgatattttcttttgataattcATACAGATTAAGAaaagatgataaaaataaaaactttgttttattgtgcattaaaagagggacgaaagataccaaagggacagtcaaactcataaatccaaaacaaactgacaacgccatggctaaaaatgaaaaagacaaacagaaaaacaatacgtcacatgacacaacatagaaaaccaaagaaaaaacaacacgaaccccaccaaaaactaggggtgatctcaggtgctccggaagggtaagcagatcctgctccacatgtggctcccgtcgtgttgcttatgtgattacaaatccggtaaatagtctaattcggtaggtcacattcatgaaagggaaggggattgtagttacgacgtaaggaacatatccgatatcatttgtgaaacggttattccataacggtcaaccaactcgtgatggcgtccgtaaaatttacgaagggatgatttcaacttcaccatttagaactcttggtttaatagcttccttgtgagcagtaaccctctatcaagaaaatcatgataggaaatgcaagcacgggaatatcgtatcaattgggagatatataccccgtatgcaggtgctgctggaatattgctacttagaaatggaaagttcacaattggaaagctgaaatcatctcttttgtcgtaaagttttgttttcaaccaaccctcattgtcaatttctagatgtaagtcaagatatgaagccgacttaactgtatctgtagtatcctttatctccaattcgatgggatagatgcgttccacatagtcaccaaattttgaattgtttagtgaaagaacgtcatctatatagcggaaagtagagttaaaggatattgctaacttcttatctttcttcctaagaagttcctgcatgaagtcagcctcataataataaagaaacaagtcggcaagtagaggggcacagtttgttcccattgggatgccgacagtctgttgaaaaacacgtcctccgaacgttacaaatatgttgtcaatcaagaaatcaagcatcttgataatatcggtttcagagaattttttgtttgaatcagagtgattctttacaaagtatgatttatccctccctaagacaagatacttgtatctacattAATTTGTGTTATGTAAATGCGTTTATATATGTTGaatgttatatattatttataattttaataaagatatTGACAGATAATTATAATTGTATGTATTATGTTTTGTAGGGCGTTTAGTTTTCAATACATTGAATACGTCTGGTGCCAATAATAAAATTTTACTGGATTAGTTTTGTTAGTCACatgactcccccccccccccccccccccccgttacAATAATAGgaaaatttttatatatatatagctcttAGAGCtgatgtttgtaattatattGCTTAtataccgactctaaataaaTATGTATGCTCTTATGTCGGCTAATGTCTATAGATACAATATgattaaaatatactttatacTACATGTGCAGAGATCGATATTTTACCTGATTAGATTGACGTCTATAGATTTCATGTTAAAAGTTCAGAATAACGGTTAACAAAAGTTAAAGGTCAGTGAAATTGcaatcataggcggatccagggggatcTTGGGGGCCCACCTTCgaccctttcgtgggaaaaatttggttgatattTTAGGGATCGAATTACTGCAGCATGACTGGAACGCACCCCCTTTTTATGTCAGTCAGCGGGCTCGCCTATTGAAAAGTTCCAACTCCGCCACTGGCAATGCCCTTATAAAACCAAGTGTGAAGAAAGAATGTGTGGCAGATTTTTCTTTGCGGTTGATCAGTGTTGGGgatgaattccattttttttaaatgttcttttttaaTCAGCTAAGATGATGTTTTACCAAGTATGTGTTTTTATACTAACTGTATCATTACATCAGCAAACAGAGCAGCttatgtttaacaattttaatgtaGTGccacattttaacattatttCTGACTAATTTTACTGTCAAAACTCGACAGGCACGTACAACGTAACCCTAGCGAACGACCTAGATATTGAATTTCACTTcatgattttttatcacataGTATGCGATGCCCACCATCTATCCCAGTTGAGTTTAAACAACGACATCACAGACTTCTGATACTTCTCGTTATAAGTGGTGATATTTCACTCAACCCAGGACCAGCTAAACATTCATGTGGTCACTGCCATAAAGTAGTTGCGAAAAACCACCGTGAAGTATTATGTGAGGCTTGCAACTACTGGTGGCACATTAAATGTGCCAATATTTCACCTACCAGTTACAATGATCTATGTAACTCTGAAGAACCGTGGTTATGCAATGACTGTAATTCATTTAAGTTTACCAAttcatttttttgatattttcttaCAAAACTCTACATGTATGAACACTAGCAACTCATCGTCATCTTCAGAAAGTTCAGGGTCTGACATCTTCACTGAACTTAGAGAAGCTAGGAAAAAGCATATAAACAACTCTCATATATGCCATTTAAACATTAACAGTATGCGGTACAAGTTTGATGAACTTAAACCAATTCTACTTGATAAAATTGTTGACTGTCTGATTATTTCTGAGACCAAATTATAGACTCTTCTTTTAAAGACTCCTTATTTGAAGTCGATGGGTATAAACTACAGCGAAGAGACCGTACTGACCATGGAGGAGGTATAGCTACTTTCATGCGAGCTGACATACCAGCCTGAAGAAGACTTGACATTGAATATAAGACTcttgaaaaaatgtatatgagATTACTCTGGATAAAACTAAATGGTTAATTTATGCTATTTATCGTCCACCATCAATGGCgaataatattttttatgactCCATAAATATACTATTAGATAAAGGTtccaaatttatagaaaattatttGGTTATTGGTGATCTTAACTACGATTTTATGGTTAAAAGCAAATCACAAATATTGGAGGATATATGTGACATTTTTGATCTGTCAAATATAGTGAAAAAACCTACATGCTATATGAAAGGGTATGAACAATCACTTGTAGATGTTATTCTTACAAACAGAACAACTCTTTGTTTCAAAACACTGAATTTTAACAATGGTGTTAGTGATTGTCATCATATAATATCTACTTTTATAAAAGGTCATACACCTAATTGTGTAAACAGTAAGACACAATACAgaagttttaaatcttttaatgTTGATAATTATATTAATGATCTTGATAATATAATTTTTTGACATGATTCAGATGAATGTATAGATGATATAAATTTGGTATATAATGATTTTGAAACAAAAGTCTCTGATGTGATAAATTGTCATGCACCAATGAAATACAGATACCCTCGAAAAAAACTCAGTACCATATATGAACAGAGAACTAAGAAAAGCTATTTTTCACAAACAAATGCTgagaacaaaatttgaaaaatacaaaacaagcaAAACTTGGGAAGCATATAGAAGACAAAGAAATATGGTCACAAAATTAAAAAGAGAATCagtgaacatttattttcaagaaAGATGTGCTGGAggacaaaaatcaaaacactTTTATAGCACAGTCAAAccatttttatctaaaaaaatctaTCTGTAGCCAACAAAAAATTGTACTTGTGgatgataataaaattttaaacgaCACTAAAGATGTCTCTGACAActttaatacttttttgttaatgTTGCCAAGACATAGGCAAAGGTactatttttaaagaaaaaacacatcctagtattttaaaaattaaatctcaCATACAACATGATAAATCGTTTGATTTTAAACCTATACATGTTGACACAGTAAACAAACTTGTGAaaaagatcaatataaaaaaaagaatatcatCTAAACTACTACGAGCTGGTGCACCAGTACTCAACAAACACATAACAACATTAATAAATAACACCATAGACTCCAGTGAGTTTCCCAACAGACTCAAAGAAGCTCAAGTTGTACCATTACATAAAAAGAATGATCCACTGGATAAAAAGAACTATAGACCTGTGAGCATTTTACCAACAATTTCAAAAGTCTATGAAATGGTTATGTCTGACCAGTTAACTGAATTTTTTGAGAatatatttcattcttttttgtGTGCATTCAGAAAAAGTCATGGATGTCAGACAGCTTTGCTGAGACTCCTTGAAGATTGGAAAACAGCTTTGGATAATAATATGTACATGTGGCAGATATTCTTATGGATCTTTCGAAAGCTTTTGACTGTTTACCTCATGATATTCTTTTAAGTAAATTATCTGCCTACGGTCTTTCTTCTAAATCAGTGAAATTACTTCAAAATTATCTTACATATCGTAGGCAACAACTCAAACTTCAGGGAGTACTCAGCAGTTGGGCTGACATCCAGAAAGGGGTACCCCAAGGCTCAATCCTGGGGCccctattatttaatatttttataaacgaCATATTCTATTTTATTGAACATGGTACATGTACCTTGTATAATTATGCCGATGACAATACTCTGTCTTATGCTgacaatgattttgataatttattatgtACACTCGAAAGAGAAAGTGCTGTTTTAATTGACTGGTTCAGATTTAATTGTATGCAGGCAAATCCTGACAAATTCCAAGCCATCGCAGTTGGAAataaaacatttgcaaaaaaGCCTGTTTTTAATATACAGTCAGCAAAATTATCCTGTGATGAGATTGTCAAACTTTTGGGTATTGATATTGACTATCAACTTAATTTTAATCAccacattaaaaatatttgtcgtaAAGCATCCCAACTACTGAATGTTTTGAAGCGCATTGGCTGCTACCTTACTAAATtgaataaactgacaattttccacacatttattttatctaattttaatttttgtcctttagcatggcatttttgcaacaaaaataacaccaccaaattggaaaaaaatcagGAAAGGGCTTTACGATTTATATATGAAGACTATGTTAGTTCATATGATGAACTACTTTTACGAGCAAACTTAAGGTTCCATCACTGAAAATAAGACGTATGCGTAACATGGCTATTGAgtgttttaaacttttatataaattgtcaCCACCATGCTTACATGATTTAGTTGTTTTGAAAGActgtaaatataattttagatattctaaTATTGTAGATATACCTAGGGTTCGGACATCAACCTATGGTAAGAACTCTTTTAAATACACAGCCgctgttttatggaatgatctacctgatgatttaaaaaaattgctaattttagtcagtttaaaaatattttaaagtcatgGAATGGAAATGACTGTAAGTGCACAGTTTGTGCAGACTTTTAGTTTATATATTATGCAAATTTATTTACCATCTATATAGATCATAtcccatttttttcaatttttatgctaCGCATTTTTACCAGCTTTTATGCCTAGTTTACACTTATATGCTTTTAGCCTTAATACCTAGCTTATGCTTATATTCTGCTTTTAGTGCTTCATTTTTGTGCTGTGATATTTATTGCATGTGTACtatattatgtattgtattgttataaatgcTGTACTGTTAAATAATGTCTcatatgtcggttaaaagctcatgtttgtctatgttttatataccatgccgactctaaataaagcttatttatagctaagtgaaatccatttttttacatttgttcttTTTTAATCAGCTAAGAAAGTTATGTTGTCTAAGGCTAAATTACTACAGAATGTCCatcttattttaatttatacatAAGTGGGGCGATATGTATGACTTATAGATATGCAATGGGATTTTACCCTTTTAAATAGTTTGGCGAGTTGTAATCAAGCTTggattaatatatttttaatggggcgagttggtgaaaaaaagggcgagttggtgaaaaaaaGGGCGAGTTGTCATAAATTCGTCACGAAATAAGGGGACGTTACTGCATTGGAAATAAGGGGACGTTACTGCATTGGAAAATAATGCACCTGCTCATCGaactatttgtttatatttttgttaaagggaaaTGAAGTTTTCTTTACTAGTAAATGTCATCTTCTTGATGAAAGTTTTTTGGAGCATCATACAAAAATCTGGATAGTGTCACAGCGTGCACAGTTTCATATAAAGCAATATATAGCTTAGTTTCATAAAGGTAGAACCAGTAAAATTATACacattaggccaactaaaattaattagtagattttcatccaaatttttgaaaataatggggcgggtgggaggattttattttttaaattttatttcatatgaaacccttttgcatgttttgtgacgagttcttcatatatgcaagtgtaataataagcttatatcatgtattgttaaggtcgtacagtgacctatagttgtaaatgtctgtgtcattttggtcttttgtggagagttgtctcattggcaataataccatctcttcttttttatatacacaagtatgaggaatcttacataattgttcaaatccttaaataaatataCTTAACCTATAGCTGTACAATGTAACCTATGGGAATGCAACAAGAGTATAAATCTCAATAaccgaaaattataccatagttatctatggtataattttcacaattataccaTGGTTTTGATGTGAATGATTttcgaaaagaaaaacaaagatggCAAGACCTAAAGGAGGCCGCCTGAATTTTTAATTtgacatatgaacaacagagtcaatgtggggccactaagcttactgcccgctttgcaccagccgaaataaatgaatgcctagggtgggaatcgaacccacgtacaccAACTCCGTTAtccctatatttttaaatgaacaaaaaattgtcaagaacaaatttaaaaaaa of the Mytilus galloprovincialis chromosome 8, xbMytGall1.hap1.1, whole genome shotgun sequence genome contains:
- the LOC143085423 gene encoding toll-like receptor 6, which gives rise to MRQIHLMFLFGLGLQTVNTRINTTDEFCFEPHCTCNKKQKTAICTGLDYVPHLPKFVEEFELNHNNFSNVNFSRWFLSNITKIDIRKFVLIGNSIKYVKKDVFLDFISLKLLAISDEKHLNATSLKNALNFVNTTQLKKIHLYGNYWKLFPFDVFEAISLRKVTTISLEENQLTEFVFPYWYTELKNLKKINLSKNNIIYLILDDNVKLLANKIDLSRNDIVRIPTFCDKMNKSKVPKLQILVLDGNAISYLYPKCFKCLPALQNISLHANRLTILRNNTFSELPQLRYVFLQFNYQLKIIEHTAFRSTSLISIHFGYNNFRFDKTNNNDSRFNAEHIFKHSPSLQFLDLTNNYLPSDKTTVGLMFAHLDEMRYLILQAVGLKVLYPNFFRNLTSLEKISLEGNFIKSWPPETFADMRNIKYINLRSNVIHALNKSSLPEKILNQLEQLYLARNPFTCTCDLMWFRNWVRTTKVNLGLDFPQAYTCNFPAEMRGRLVIKYNPTPESCEPNNPFIVIVIILSSFAFLVIIAILLAYKGHTYIRNYCYIMRLHRLRKRGYLRLNNSDDFEFHAFVVYCDADREWVHSEFIKRMEHEQIKLCVHHREFDPGVPITENIDKYMNKSWKVVIIMSNDFARSDWCQWECDYVQERRRRQGKDACVLIMLKAIDAYHMTSGIRSLLHTTPYLRYKKGIGEALFWQAVLNTLRRPLSVPPMAI